One segment of Prionailurus bengalensis isolate Pbe53 chromosome E3, Fcat_Pben_1.1_paternal_pri, whole genome shotgun sequence DNA contains the following:
- the AMZ1 gene encoding archaemetzincin-1 isoform X2, which yields MLQCRPAQEFSFGPRALKEALVSSDPTLRRLYASAFTPAERLFLAEAYNPQRTLFCTLLIHTAFDWLLSRPEAPEDFQTFHASLPPRRQSPARKHIYLQPIDLSEGPAGGALLEYLRDCTEAFFLGLQVRCLPSVAAASIHCSSRPSQDSDRLQLHTDGILSFLKSSKPGDALCVLGLTLSDLYPCEAWSFTFGKFLPGHEVGVCSFARFSGELLQPGPGASEAAPVQAAADGPETPVQDPGQTLCFSALGLAQCCKVTCHELCHLLGLGSCRWLGCIMQGALSLEEALRRPLDLCPICLRKLQHVLGFKLIDRYKRLYAWTRAGSRPDADAGAPSASDETPPCSADSGLSCDSGSEPLTPDTWSHTFSAGPEPEPEEGLGSPAAPDSPPGCGPAVDAIREHGRWLERCIRALEREVTEEELAQVDGAVEALAGWEMFTGRLPAPRQDPPCGRDGWGLRRVLGDTFSSLRRKLSARKLSKAGSSPGRWREEGN from the exons ATGCTGCAGTGCAGGCCGGCCCAGGAGTTCAGCTTCGGCCCGCGGGCCCTGAAGGAGGCGCTGGTGTCCAGCGACCCCACCCTGCGGCGTCTCTACGCGTCTGCCTTCACCCCTGCGGAGAGGCTGTTCCTGGCCGAGGCCTACAACCCCCAGAGGACCCTCTTCTGCACGCTGCTCATCCACACGGCCTTCGACTGGCTCCTCAGCCGTCCCGAGGCCCCCGAGGACTTCCAGACCTTCCACGCCTCCCTGCCGCCCCGGAGGCAGAGCCCTGCCCGGAAGCACATCTACCTGCAGCCCATCG ATCTGAGCGAGGGCCCGGCGGGTGGCGCTCTGCTGGAGTACCTGCGCGACTGCACGGAGGCCTTCTTCCTGGGCTTGCAGGTCCGGTGCCTGCCCTCGGTGGCGGCCGCGTCCATACACTGCTCCTCACGTCCCAGCCAGGACTCCGACAGGCTCCAGCTCCACACGG ACGGGATCCTGTCTTTCCTGAAGAGCAGCAAGCCGGGCGACGCGCTGTGCGTGCTGGGCCTCACGCTGTCTGACCTGTACCCCTGCGAGGCCTGGAGCTTCACGTTCGGCAAGTTCCTGCCAGGGCACG aaGTGGGCGTTTGCAGCTTTGCCCGTTTTTCGGGGGAGCTCCTGCAGCCGGGGCCTGGCGCCTCGGAGGCAGCCCCGGTCCAGGCGGCAGCCGACGGCCCTGAGACACCAGTGCAGGACCCAGGCCAGACACTGTGCTTCAGCGCCCTGGGGCTGGCCCAGTGCTGCAAG GTCACCTGCCACGAGCTCTGTCACCTGCTGGGCCTGGGGAGCTGCCGCTGGCTGGGCTGCATCATGCAGGGGGCGCTCAGCCTGGAGGAGGCCCTGCGGCGACCCCTGGACCTCTGTCCCATATGTCTGCGGAAGCTGCAGCACGTCCTGGGCTTCAAGCTCATCGACAGGTACAAG AGACTTTACGCCTGGACTCGAGCCGGGTCGCGGCCCGACGCGGATGCAGGGGCGCCGTCCGCCTCGGACGAGACTCCGCCCTGCAGCGCCGACTCGGGCCTGAGCTGCGACAGCGGGTCGGAGCCCCTGACCCCCGACACGTGGAGCCACACCTTCTCCGCGGGCCCCGAGCcggagcccgaggaggggctggGCTCCCCGGCCGCCCCGGACAGCCCGCCTGGGTGCGGCCCCGCCGTGGACGCCATCAGGGAGCACGGACGGTGGCTGGAGCGCTGCATCCGGGCCCTGGAGCGGGAGGTGACGGAGGAGGAGCTGGCGCAGGTGGACGGCGCCGTGGAGGCCCTGGCGGGGTGGGAGATGTTCACGGGGCGGCTCCCGGCCCCCAGGCAGGACCCGCCCTGCGGCCGAGACGGCTGGGGGCTGCGCCGGGTCCTGGGCGACACGTTCTCCTCCCTGAGGAGGAAGCTGAGCGCGCGCAAGCTGTCCAAGGCGGGCTCGTCCCCCGGCCGCTGGCGGGAGGAGGGGAATTAG
- the AMZ1 gene encoding archaemetzincin-1 isoform X1, whose translation MLQCRPAQEFSFGPRALKEALVSSDPTLRRLYASAFTPAERLFLAEAYNPQRTLFCTLLIHTAFDWLLSRPEAPEDFQTFHASLPPRRQSPARKHIYLQPIDLSEGPAGGALLEYLRDCTEAFFLGLQVRCLPSVAAASIHCSSRPSQDSDRLQLHTDGILSFLKSSKPGDALCVLGLTLSDLYPCEAWSFTFGKFLPGHGHLPRALSPAGPGELPLAGLHHAGGAQPGGGPAATPGPLSHMSAEAAARPGLQAHRQVQETLRLDSSRVAARRGCRGAVRLGRDSALQRRLGPELRQRVGAPDPRHVEPHLLRGPRAGARGGAGLPGRPGQPAWVRPRRGRHQGARTVAGALHPGPGAGGDGGGAGAGGRRRGGPGGVGDVHGAAPGPQAGPALRPRRLGAAPGPGRHVLLPEEEAERAQAVQGGLVPRPLAGGGELDGGTHRPVLSPGGEHRVGPCVLPSHPGPCGGSPGPAWMAASWAWGPCAHLPPPPLTPRAGPSHTHRFPVLRLSCCVPDTTSACCHPWCSDKRGLWC comes from the exons ATGCTGCAGTGCAGGCCGGCCCAGGAGTTCAGCTTCGGCCCGCGGGCCCTGAAGGAGGCGCTGGTGTCCAGCGACCCCACCCTGCGGCGTCTCTACGCGTCTGCCTTCACCCCTGCGGAGAGGCTGTTCCTGGCCGAGGCCTACAACCCCCAGAGGACCCTCTTCTGCACGCTGCTCATCCACACGGCCTTCGACTGGCTCCTCAGCCGTCCCGAGGCCCCCGAGGACTTCCAGACCTTCCACGCCTCCCTGCCGCCCCGGAGGCAGAGCCCTGCCCGGAAGCACATCTACCTGCAGCCCATCG ATCTGAGCGAGGGCCCGGCGGGTGGCGCTCTGCTGGAGTACCTGCGCGACTGCACGGAGGCCTTCTTCCTGGGCTTGCAGGTCCGGTGCCTGCCCTCGGTGGCGGCCGCGTCCATACACTGCTCCTCACGTCCCAGCCAGGACTCCGACAGGCTCCAGCTCCACACGG ACGGGATCCTGTCTTTCCTGAAGAGCAGCAAGCCGGGCGACGCGCTGTGCGTGCTGGGCCTCACGCTGTCTGACCTGTACCCCTGCGAGGCCTGGAGCTTCACGTTCGGCAAGTTCCTGCCAGGGCACG GTCACCTGCCACGAGCTCTGTCACCTGCTGGGCCTGGGGAGCTGCCGCTGGCTGGGCTGCATCATGCAGGGGGCGCTCAGCCTGGAGGAGGCCCTGCGGCGACCCCTGGACCTCTGTCCCATATGTCTGCGGAAGCTGCAGCACGTCCTGGGCTTCAAGCTCATCGACAGGTACAAG AGACTTTACGCCTGGACTCGAGCCGGGTCGCGGCCCGACGCGGATGCAGGGGCGCCGTCCGCCTCGGACGAGACTCCGCCCTGCAGCGCCGACTCGGGCCTGAGCTGCGACAGCGGGTCGGAGCCCCTGACCCCCGACACGTGGAGCCACACCTTCTCCGCGGGCCCCGAGCcggagcccgaggaggggctggGCTCCCCGGCCGCCCCGGACAGCCCGCCTGGGTGCGGCCCCGCCGTGGACGCCATCAGGGAGCACGGACGGTGGCTGGAGCGCTGCATCCGGGCCCTGGAGCGGGAGGTGACGGAGGAGGAGCTGGCGCAGGTGGACGGCGCCGTGGAGGCCCTGGCGGGGTGGGAGATGTTCACGGGGCGGCTCCCGGCCCCCAGGCAGGACCCGCCCTGCGGCCGAGACGGCTGGGGGCTGCGCCGGGTCCTGGGCGACACGTTCTCCTCCCTGAGGAGGAAGCTGAGCGCGCGCAAGCTGTCCAAGGCGGGCTCGTCCCCCGGCCGCTGGCGGGAGGAGGGGAATTAGACGGGGGGACCCACCGCCCGGTGCTGTCGCCCGGAGGGGAACATCGCGTGGGGCCCTGCGTCCTGCCCTCTCACCCCGGCCCCTGCGGAGGGTCCCCGGGCCCAGCCTGGATGGCGGCTTCCTGGGCCTGGGGCCCGTGtgcccatctccccccccccccactcacccccAGAGCGGGGCCTTCTCACACTCACCGCTTTCCTGTCCTCAGGCTTTCATGCTGTGTCCCCGACACCACCTCTGCCTGCTGTCACCCTTGGTGTTCTGACAAAAGGGGCCTGTGGTGTTGA
- the AMZ1 gene encoding archaemetzincin-1 isoform X3, translating to MLQCRPAQEFSFGPRALKEALVSSDPTLRRLYASAFTPAERLFLAEAYNPQRTLFCTLLIHTAFDWLLSRPEAPEDFQTFHASLPPRRQSPARKHIYLQPIDGILSFLKSSKPGDALCVLGLTLSDLYPCEAWSFTFGKFLPGHGHLPRALSPAGPGELPLAGLHHAGGAQPGGGPAATPGPLSHMSAEAAARPGLQAHRQVQETLRLDSSRVAARRGCRGAVRLGRDSALQRRLGPELRQRVGAPDPRHVEPHLLRGPRAGARGGAGLPGRPGQPAWVRPRRGRHQGARTVAGALHPGPGAGGDGGGAGAGGRRRGGPGGVGDVHGAAPGPQAGPALRPRRLGAAPGPGRHVLLPEEEAERAQAVQGGLVPRPLAGGGELDGGTHRPVLSPGGEHRVGPCVLPSHPGPCGGSPGPAWMAASWAWGPCAHLPPPPLTPRAGPSHTHRFPVLRLSCCVPDTTSACCHPWCSDKRGLWC from the exons ATGCTGCAGTGCAGGCCGGCCCAGGAGTTCAGCTTCGGCCCGCGGGCCCTGAAGGAGGCGCTGGTGTCCAGCGACCCCACCCTGCGGCGTCTCTACGCGTCTGCCTTCACCCCTGCGGAGAGGCTGTTCCTGGCCGAGGCCTACAACCCCCAGAGGACCCTCTTCTGCACGCTGCTCATCCACACGGCCTTCGACTGGCTCCTCAGCCGTCCCGAGGCCCCCGAGGACTTCCAGACCTTCCACGCCTCCCTGCCGCCCCGGAGGCAGAGCCCTGCCCGGAAGCACATCTACCTGCAGCCCATCG ACGGGATCCTGTCTTTCCTGAAGAGCAGCAAGCCGGGCGACGCGCTGTGCGTGCTGGGCCTCACGCTGTCTGACCTGTACCCCTGCGAGGCCTGGAGCTTCACGTTCGGCAAGTTCCTGCCAGGGCACG GTCACCTGCCACGAGCTCTGTCACCTGCTGGGCCTGGGGAGCTGCCGCTGGCTGGGCTGCATCATGCAGGGGGCGCTCAGCCTGGAGGAGGCCCTGCGGCGACCCCTGGACCTCTGTCCCATATGTCTGCGGAAGCTGCAGCACGTCCTGGGCTTCAAGCTCATCGACAGGTACAAG AGACTTTACGCCTGGACTCGAGCCGGGTCGCGGCCCGACGCGGATGCAGGGGCGCCGTCCGCCTCGGACGAGACTCCGCCCTGCAGCGCCGACTCGGGCCTGAGCTGCGACAGCGGGTCGGAGCCCCTGACCCCCGACACGTGGAGCCACACCTTCTCCGCGGGCCCCGAGCcggagcccgaggaggggctggGCTCCCCGGCCGCCCCGGACAGCCCGCCTGGGTGCGGCCCCGCCGTGGACGCCATCAGGGAGCACGGACGGTGGCTGGAGCGCTGCATCCGGGCCCTGGAGCGGGAGGTGACGGAGGAGGAGCTGGCGCAGGTGGACGGCGCCGTGGAGGCCCTGGCGGGGTGGGAGATGTTCACGGGGCGGCTCCCGGCCCCCAGGCAGGACCCGCCCTGCGGCCGAGACGGCTGGGGGCTGCGCCGGGTCCTGGGCGACACGTTCTCCTCCCTGAGGAGGAAGCTGAGCGCGCGCAAGCTGTCCAAGGCGGGCTCGTCCCCCGGCCGCTGGCGGGAGGAGGGGAATTAGACGGGGGGACCCACCGCCCGGTGCTGTCGCCCGGAGGGGAACATCGCGTGGGGCCCTGCGTCCTGCCCTCTCACCCCGGCCCCTGCGGAGGGTCCCCGGGCCCAGCCTGGATGGCGGCTTCCTGGGCCTGGGGCCCGTGtgcccatctccccccccccccactcacccccAGAGCGGGGCCTTCTCACACTCACCGCTTTCCTGTCCTCAGGCTTTCATGCTGTGTCCCCGACACCACCTCTGCCTGCTGTCACCCTTGGTGTTCTGACAAAAGGGGCCTGTGGTGTTGA
- the AMZ1 gene encoding archaemetzincin-1 isoform X4, translating into MLQCRPAQEFSFGPRALKEALVSSDPTLRRLYASAFTPAERLFLAEAYNPQRTLFCTLLIHTAFDWLLSRPEAPEDFQTFHASLPPRRQSPARKHIYLQPIDGILSFLKSSKPGDALCVLGLTLSDLYPCEAWSFTFGKFLPGHEVGVCSFARFSGELLQPGPGASEAAPVQAAADGPETPVQDPGQTLCFSALGLAQCCKVTCHELCHLLGLGSCRWLGCIMQGALSLEEALRRPLDLCPICLRKLQHVLGFKLIDRYKRLYAWTRAGSRPDADAGAPSASDETPPCSADSGLSCDSGSEPLTPDTWSHTFSAGPEPEPEEGLGSPAAPDSPPGCGPAVDAIREHGRWLERCIRALEREVTEEELAQVDGAVEALAGWEMFTGRLPAPRQDPPCGRDGWGLRRVLGDTFSSLRRKLSARKLSKAGSSPGRWREEGN; encoded by the exons ATGCTGCAGTGCAGGCCGGCCCAGGAGTTCAGCTTCGGCCCGCGGGCCCTGAAGGAGGCGCTGGTGTCCAGCGACCCCACCCTGCGGCGTCTCTACGCGTCTGCCTTCACCCCTGCGGAGAGGCTGTTCCTGGCCGAGGCCTACAACCCCCAGAGGACCCTCTTCTGCACGCTGCTCATCCACACGGCCTTCGACTGGCTCCTCAGCCGTCCCGAGGCCCCCGAGGACTTCCAGACCTTCCACGCCTCCCTGCCGCCCCGGAGGCAGAGCCCTGCCCGGAAGCACATCTACCTGCAGCCCATCG ACGGGATCCTGTCTTTCCTGAAGAGCAGCAAGCCGGGCGACGCGCTGTGCGTGCTGGGCCTCACGCTGTCTGACCTGTACCCCTGCGAGGCCTGGAGCTTCACGTTCGGCAAGTTCCTGCCAGGGCACG aaGTGGGCGTTTGCAGCTTTGCCCGTTTTTCGGGGGAGCTCCTGCAGCCGGGGCCTGGCGCCTCGGAGGCAGCCCCGGTCCAGGCGGCAGCCGACGGCCCTGAGACACCAGTGCAGGACCCAGGCCAGACACTGTGCTTCAGCGCCCTGGGGCTGGCCCAGTGCTGCAAG GTCACCTGCCACGAGCTCTGTCACCTGCTGGGCCTGGGGAGCTGCCGCTGGCTGGGCTGCATCATGCAGGGGGCGCTCAGCCTGGAGGAGGCCCTGCGGCGACCCCTGGACCTCTGTCCCATATGTCTGCGGAAGCTGCAGCACGTCCTGGGCTTCAAGCTCATCGACAGGTACAAG AGACTTTACGCCTGGACTCGAGCCGGGTCGCGGCCCGACGCGGATGCAGGGGCGCCGTCCGCCTCGGACGAGACTCCGCCCTGCAGCGCCGACTCGGGCCTGAGCTGCGACAGCGGGTCGGAGCCCCTGACCCCCGACACGTGGAGCCACACCTTCTCCGCGGGCCCCGAGCcggagcccgaggaggggctggGCTCCCCGGCCGCCCCGGACAGCCCGCCTGGGTGCGGCCCCGCCGTGGACGCCATCAGGGAGCACGGACGGTGGCTGGAGCGCTGCATCCGGGCCCTGGAGCGGGAGGTGACGGAGGAGGAGCTGGCGCAGGTGGACGGCGCCGTGGAGGCCCTGGCGGGGTGGGAGATGTTCACGGGGCGGCTCCCGGCCCCCAGGCAGGACCCGCCCTGCGGCCGAGACGGCTGGGGGCTGCGCCGGGTCCTGGGCGACACGTTCTCCTCCCTGAGGAGGAAGCTGAGCGCGCGCAAGCTGTCCAAGGCGGGCTCGTCCCCCGGCCGCTGGCGGGAGGAGGGGAATTAG
- the LOC122471227 gene encoding uncharacterized protein LOC122471227 yields the protein MCTLISSRWTIWGGMLVIERAEGAISVKELRWDTRIRAADRRMWPEKCAGLGTSPSQREGSFSADGLSPAPYSLGAPITHTGRTRIPCSGLTTASKLPLALSDPHPASCTPACPRSGGPRRRTSAGPIRLNRLSQDLQRTDSALSTQDQYSRLTGHTCFSASNLTHTLPLEVLPEVEGKDSLRDSYSIESLGRPQTSTDRRLVG from the exons atgtgcaCTTTGATTAGCAGCCGCTGGACGATCTGGGGGGGGATGCTGGTGATCGAGCGGGCAGAGGGGGCGATCAGTGTCAAGGAACTACGTTGGGACACTCGCATCCGTGCCGCAGACAGGCGGATGTGGCCGGAAAAGTGCGCAGGCCTGGGCACGTCACCCTCGCAAAGAGAAGGATCATTTTCAGCAGATGGACTGTCTCCTGCACCGTATTCCCTGGGAGCGCCCATCACACACACCGGCCGCACGAGAATCCCATGTAGCGGGCTCACCACTGCTTCAAAGCTTCCGTTGGCATTATCAGACCCACACCCAGCCTCCTGCACCCCTGCCTGCCCGCGCTCTGGCGGTCCCCGTCGGCGGACATCGGCTGGCCCCATCCGCCTCAATCGGCTAAGTCAAGATCTCCAGAGAACGGACTCAGCTCTTTCAACACAAGATCAGTATTCCAGGTTGACTGGTCACACCTGTTTCTCTGCCAGCAACTTGACCCACACCCTTCCACTGGAGGTACTTCCTGAGGTGGAG GGAAAAGATTCACTGCGGGACTCGTACAGCATCGAAAGCCTGGGAAGACCACAAACGTCCACGGACAGAAGGCTGGTCGGGTAA